Proteins encoded together in one Triticum dicoccoides isolate Atlit2015 ecotype Zavitan chromosome 7B, WEW_v2.0, whole genome shotgun sequence window:
- the LOC119335813 gene encoding mitogen-activated protein kinase 4-like: MWAGRRVYIGRPHEAFLIIFLSLPRVPSLAARPFAVPERHPSIAISSSPLPQVQWSYVRAYVRSFLPSFPEIKNRQRALLLGRPLPLPPSPRALPTPFLPRSRTCSASPDPPPTLLLPRPEKMAMMVDPPNGMGNHGKHYYTMWQTMFEIDTKYVPIKPIGRGAYGIVCSSINQETNEKVAIKKINNVFDNRVDALRTLRELKLLRHLRHENVIALKDIMMPIHRRSFKDVYLVSELMDTDLHQIVKSSQPLSNDHCQYFLFQLLRGLKYLHSAGILHRDLKPGNLLVNANCDLKICDFGLARTNNTKGQFMTEYVVTRWYRAPELLLCCDNYGTSIDVWSVGCIFAELLGRKPIFPGTECLNQLKLIVNVLGTMSETDLAFIDNPKARNYIKSLPYTPGMPLSIMYPHAHPLAIDLLQKMLVFDPSKRISVTQALEHPYMSPLYDPSANPPAQVPIDLDIDENIGTDMIREMLWQEMLQYHPEAARMVNM, from the exons ATGTGGGCAGGGCGGCGGGTATATATAGGGCGGCCACATGAGGCCTTCCTCATCATCTTCCTCAGCCTGCCGCGTGTTCCATCGCTAGCTGCCCGCCCCTTCGCTGTACCTGAGCGGCACCCATCCATCGCCATCTCCTCGTCACCACTCCCACAAGTCCAGTGGAGCTACGTGCGTGCGTACGTTCGTTcgttccttccttccttccccgaAATAAAAAATAGACAGAGAGCCCTCCTGCTCGGTCGCCCTCTGCCCCTGCCTCCGTCTCCGCGTGCGCTCCCCACCCCCTTCCTCCCCCGCTCCCGGACGTGCTCTGCTTCTCCAGATCCGccgccgacgctgctgctgccgcgTCCTGAG AAAATGGCGATGATGGTGGATCCCCCGAATGGCATGGGAAACCACGGGAAGCACTACTACACCATGTGGCAGACCATGTTCGAGATCGACACCAAGTACGTGCCGATCAAGCCCATCGGGAGAGGAGCCTACGGGATAGTTTGCTCCTCGATCAACCAGGAGACCAACGAGAAGGTCGCCATCAAGAAGATAAACAACGTCTTTGACAACCGCGTGGATGCGCTGAGGACGCTGCGCGAGCTGAAGCTCCTTCGGCACCTGCGCCATGAGAATGTCATTGCCTTGAAGGATATAATGATGCCGATACATAGGAGGAGCTTCAAGGATGTCTACTTGGTCTCCGAGCTCATGGACACGGATCTGCATCAGATAGTCAAGTCGTCTCAGCCGCTGTCCAATGACCACTGCCAGTATTTCCTTTTTCAG CTGCTCCGAGGACTGAAGTACCTTCATTCAGCGGGGATACTCCATAGAGACCTGAAGCCTGGGAACCTTCTGGTCAATGCGAACTGTGACCTGAAGATCTGTGACTTTGGTCTGGCTCGCACAAATAACACTAAAGGTCAGTTTATGACCGAATACGTTGTCACCCGCTGGTACAGAGCTCCCGAGCTGCTCCTCTGCTGCGACAACTATGGCACCTCCATAGATGTCTGGTCTGTTGGCTGCATCTTTGCTGAGCTACTTGGCCGCAAGCCGATCTTTCCAGGAACCGAGTGCCTTAATCAGCTTAAGCTTATAGTCAATGTTCTTGGCACCATGAGCGAGACTGACCTTGCGTTCATTGACAACCCAAAAGCTCGCAACTACATTAAATCCCTTCCATACACCCCGGGGATGCCCCTCAGTATCATGTACCCGCACGCCCATCCTCTTGCCATTGATCTGTTGCAGAAGATGCTTGTCTTTGACCCTTCCAAGAGGATCAGTGTCACCCAGGCTCTGGAGCACCCCTACATGTCCCCGCTGTATGATCCTAGCGCAAACCCTCCTGCTCAGGTGCCCATCGATCTCGACATAGATGAAAACATTGGCACAGATATGATCCGAGAAATGTTGTGGcaggagatgctccagtatcacccTGAGGCCGCCAGGATGGTGAATATGTGA
- the LOC119335265 gene encoding macrophage migration inhibitory factor homolog yields the protein MPQLSLSTNVPVDAVVAADILRDCSRALARIIGKPESYVTVSIDGSVPTSFAGSEEPAAYGEIMSIGGLGPGVNGKLSAALADILEAKLSISASRFYVKFDDVQGYNVGFNGTTF from the exons ATGCCGCAGCTGAGCCTGAGCACCAACGTGCCGGTggacgccgtcgtcgccgccgacaTCCTCCGGGACTGCTCCAGGGCGCTCGCCAGGATCATCGGCAAGCCAGAATCC TACGTGACGGTGTCGATCGACGGGTCGGTGCCGACGTCGTTCGCCGGGAGCGAGGAGCCCGCGGCGTACGGGGAGATCATGTCCATCGGGGGCCTGGGTCCCGGCGTCAACGGCAAGCTCAGCGCCGCCCTCGCCGACATCCTCGAGGCCAAGCTCTCCATCAGCGCCAGCAGGTTCTACGTCAAGTTCGACGATGTCCAG GGGTACAATGTGGGCTTCAACGGAACCACGTTCTAA